One genomic segment of Gasterosteus aculeatus chromosome 6, fGasAcu3.hap1.1, whole genome shotgun sequence includes these proteins:
- the LOC120820622 gene encoding vinculin-like isoform X4 → MPVFHTKTIESILEPVAKQISHLVIMHEEGEVDGKAIPDLTVPVAAVQAAVSNLVRVGKETVQTTEDQVMKRDMPPAFIKVENSSSKLVQAAQMLKADPYSVPARDYLIDGSRGILSGTSDLLLTFDEAEVRKIIRVCKGILEYLAVAEVVETMEDLITYTKNLRPGMTKMSKMIEERQQELTHQEHRQMLVNSMNTVKELLPVLVSAIKIFVATKSSRGAGVEDAERNRKFIFEKMSAEINEIIRVLQLTTWDEDAWANKDMEAVKRCLALIESKMAQAKGWLKDSHGQPGDPGEVALRVILDEAGKVGELCAGKERKDILATTKALGQMTDQIADLRARGQGSNPGCVQRAGQCSQGLDLMFGKVDGAARRLEALINAKQAVARRLDAAQAWLADPHGGPEGEENIRALLAEAKRIADLCEDPKERDDILRSIGEISALTARLVELRRQGKGDSPEARALAKQIGGALLTLQSKTNRAVANMRPTKPAVTLEGKMDQALRWVNNPGVDDRGVGQAAIRGMVGEGRRLAGGLLGPYRQDMIGRCDRTEALMTSLADMAGRGETEAPHARATAAQLQDSLKDLRQHMQEVMTKEVSDVFSDTTTPIKLLAVAATAPPDAPNRGEVFEERAGNFEAHAGRLGATAEKAAAVGTANKSTVEGIHASVKSARELTPQVTSAARILLKNPGNKAAYEHFDTMKNQWIDNVEKLTGLVDEAIDTKSLLDASEEAIKKDIDKCRVAMANVQPQMLVAGATSIARRANRVLLVAKREVENSEDPRFRDTVKHASDLLSHTISPMVMDAKAVAGNIQDKALQKVYLDSCLRILAAVGKVREAFQPQEPDFPPPPPDLDQLHVNDEQAPPKPPLPEGEVPPPRPPPPEEKDEEFPEQKAGEVLSEPMMVAARQLHDEARKWSSKPEDEEAVEEREVDDEDEFTDGEDDYEPELLMMPSNQPVNQPMLAAAQALHQEARKWSSKGNDIIAAAKRMALLMAEMSRLVRGGSGNKRALIQCAKDIAKASDEVTRLAKEVAKQCTDRRIRTNLLQVCERIPTISTQLKILSTVKATMLGRTNISEEESEQATDMLVHNAQNLMQSVKETVREAEAASIKIRTDAGCTLRWVRKTPWYQ, encoded by the exons ATGCCGGTGTTTCACACCAAGACCATCGAGAGCATCCTGGAGCCGGTGGCCAAGCAGATCTCCCACCTGGTCATCATGCAcgaagagggggaggtggacGGCAAAGCCATCCCGGATCTGACGGTGCCCGTGGCCGCTGTGCAGGCGGCGGTCAGCAACCTCGTGCGG gtgGGCAAGGAGACCGTTCAAACCACCGAGGACCAGGTGATGAAGAGAGACATGCCTCCTGCATTCATTAA GGTGGAGAATTCAAGCTCTAAACTCGTCCAGGCAGCTCAGATGCTGAAGGCTGATCCATACTCTGTTCCTGCACGAGATTACCTGATCGATGGATCCAGAGGGATACTATCTGGAACATCTGACCTGCTCCTCACCTTTGATgaagcagag GTGCGTAAGATCATTCGTGTGTGTAAAGGCATCCTGGAGTACCTGGCAGTGGCTGAGGTGGTGGAGACCATGGAGGACCTTATCACTTACACCAAGAACCTGAGGCCAG GGATGACTAAAATGTCAAAGATGATTGAGGAGAGGCAGCAGGAGCTGACGCACCAAGAGCACAGGCAGATGCTCGTCAACTCCATGAACACCGTCAAAGAGCTGCTGCCGGTTCTTGTATCAG CGATAAAGATTTTTGTCGCAACCAAGAGCAGTCGAGGTGCCGGCGTTGAGGATGCAGAGAGGAACAGGAAGTTTATCTTTGAAAAGATGAGCGCTGAAATCAACGAGATCATCAGAGTGTTACAGCTCACCACGTGGGATGAAGATGCCTGGGCCAATAAG GATATGGAGGCTGTAAAGAGATGCTTGGCTTTGATTGAGTCTAAGATGGCACAAGCTAAAGGCTGGCTGAAGGACTCCCATGGACAACCAG GGGACCCCGGCGAGGTGGCCCTGCGCGTGATACTTGATGAAGCCGGTAAGGTGGGAGAGCTGTGTGccgggaaggaaaggaaagacaTTCTGGCAACAACTAAGGCTCTGGGACAAATGACGGACCAGATTGCCGACCTACGTGCAAG AGGCCAGGGCTCCAACCCGGGGTGTGTGCAGCGCGCAGGCCAGTGCTCACAGGGCTTAGACTTGATGTTTGGCAAAGTGGACGGTGCTGCTCGCAGATTGGAGGCTCTAATCAACGCCAAGCAGGCCGTCGCTCGGAGGCTCGACGCCGCACAG GCCTGGCTGGCTGATCCTCACGGCGGTccggagggagaggagaacaTTAGAGCGCTACTGGCAGAGGCCAAGCGCATCGCCGACTTATGTGAAGACCCCAAGGAGAGGGATGACATCCTGCGCTCCATCGGAGAGATCTCGGCCCTCACCGCCAGACTTGTGGAGCTGCGCAGACA GGGTAAAGGTGACAGCCCAGAAGCTCGCGCTTTGGCAAAGCAGATTGGAGGGGCACTGTTGACCCTGCAGTCCAAAACAAACCGGGCCGTGGCCAACATGAGACCAACAAAACCCGCCGTGACTTTGGAGGGCAAGATGGATCAGGCCCTCCGCTGGGTGAACAACCCCGGAGTGGACGACAGAGGAGTAG GTCAGGCGGCAATCAGAGGGATGGttggagaaggaaggaggctgGCAGGAGGCCTGTTAGGCCCGTACCGGCAGGACATGATTGGACGCTGCGACCGAACAGAGGCTCTCATGACATCATTGGCAGACATGGCCGGCAGGGGCGAGACTGAAGCCCCTCACGCTCGAGCTACAGCTGCACAACTGCAGGACAGCCTGAAG GACCTGAGGCAGCACATGCAGGAGGTGATGACCAAGGAAGTATCGGACGTTTTCAGTGACACCACTACGCCTATCAAACTGCTGGCTGTGGCTGCAACTGCTCCACCCGACGCCCCCAACAGAGGGGAG GTTTTTGAAGAGCGTGCAGGGAACTTCGAGGCCCACGCTGGTCGACTGGGGGCGACTGCAGAGAAGGCTGCTGCCGTGGGAACGGCCAACAAAAGTACTGTAGAGGGAATACATGCCAGCGTGAAAAGTGCCAGGGAGCTCACGCCACAG GTGACCTCTGCTGCTCGGATCTTGTTGAAGAATCCTGGAAATAAAGCAGCATACGAGCACTTTGACACCATGAAGAACCAGTGGATTGACAATGTGGAAAAACTCACTG gTCTGGTGGATGAAGCCATCGACACCAAATCTCTGTTAGATGCCTCCGAGGAGGCTATAAAGAAGGACATCGACAAGTGCCGGGTCGCCATGGCAAACGTTCAGCCCCAGATGCTTGTTGCCGGGGCAACGAGCATCGCAAGACGCGCCAATCGGGTCCTGTTGGTGGCTAAGAGGGAAGTGGAGAACTCTGAAGATCCGCGGTTCAGAGACACGGTAAAACATGCGTCAGacctcctctcccacaccatCTCACCCATGGTGATGGACGCCAAAGCAGTGGCTGGGAACATACAGGACAAAG CTCTGCAAAAGGTCTATTTGGACTCGTGTCTGAGGATCCTGGCCGCAGTCGGCAAAGTAAGAGAAGCCTTCCAACCTCAGGAGCCGgacttccctcctccaccaccggACCTGGACCAGCTCCAT GTCAACGACGAGCAGGCTCCACCCAAGCCCCCCTTACCAGAGGGCGAGGTGCCCCCAcctcgtccccctcctccagaggagaaggacgaggagTTCCCAGAGCAGAAGGCGGGAGAGGTGCTCAGCGAGCCCATGATGGTAGCGGCCAGGCAGCTGCACGATGAGGCGCGCAAGTGGTCGAGCAAG CCAGAGGATGAGGAGGCAGtagaagagagagaggtagatgatgaagatgagttTACTGATGGTGAGGATGACTATGAGCCGGAACTGCTGATGATGCCCTCCAACCAGCCTGTCAATCAACCCATGCTTGCAGCTGCCCAGGCTCTCCACCAGGAGGCGCGCAAATGGTCCAGCAAG GGTAACGACATCATAGCAGCAGCCAAGCGGATGGCTCTGCTGATGGCAGAAATGTCTCGGCTGGTTCGTGGGGGAAGCGGGAACAAGCGAGCGCTGATTCAGTGTGCTAAGGACATCGCCAAGGCCTCAGATGAGGTGACGAGACTGGCCAAAGAAGTTGCCAAGCAGTGCACCGATAGACGCATCAGAACCAACCTCCTGCAG GTGTGTGAACGAATCCCTACCATCAGTACTCAGCTGAAAATCCTCTCTACTGTCAAAGCCACCATGCTGGGACGAACAAACATTAGTGAAGAGGAGTCAGAGCAG
- the LOC120820622 gene encoding vinculin-like isoform X2: protein MPVFHTKTIESILEPVAKQISHLVIMHEEGEVDGKAIPDLTVPVAAVQAAVSNLVRVGKETVQTTEDQVMKRDMPPAFIKVENSSSKLVQAAQMLKADPYSVPARDYLIDGSRGILSGTSDLLLTFDEAEVRKIIRVCKGILEYLAVAEVVETMEDLITYTKNLRPGMTKMSKMIEERQQELTHQEHRQMLVNSMNTVKELLPVLVSAIKIFVATKSSRGAGVEDAERNRKFIFEKMSAEINEIIRVLQLTTWDEDAWANKDMEAVKRCLALIESKMAQAKGWLKDSHGQPGDPGEVALRVILDEAGKVGELCAGKERKDILATTKALGQMTDQIADLRARGQGSNPGCVQRAGQCSQGLDLMFGKVDGAARRLEALINAKQAVARRLDAAQAWLADPHGGPEGEENIRALLAEAKRIADLCEDPKERDDILRSIGEISALTARLVELRRQMKLQRHTISRWHIMPAWKICCCLSTLGISPTIRGKGDSPEARALAKQIGGALLTLQSKTNRAVANMRPTKPAVTLEGKMDQALRWVNNPGVDDRGVGQAAIRGMVGEGRRLAGGLLGPYRQDMIGRCDRTEALMTSLADMAGRGETEAPHARATAAQLQDSLKDLRQHMQEVMTKEVSDVFSDTTTPIKLLAVAATAPPDAPNRGEVFEERAGNFEAHAGRLGATAEKAAAVGTANKSTVEGIHASVKSARELTPQVTSAARILLKNPGNKAAYEHFDTMKNQWIDNVEKLTGLVDEAIDTKSLLDASEEAIKKDIDKCRVAMANVQPQMLVAGATSIARRANRVLLVAKREVENSEDPRFRDTVKHASDLLSHTISPMVMDAKAVAGNIQDKALQKVYLDSCLRILAAVGKVREAFQPQEPDFPPPPPDLDQLHVNDEQAPPKPPLPEGEVPPPRPPPPEEKDEEFPEQKAGEVLSEPMMVAARQLHDEARKWSSKPEDEEAVEEREVDDEDEFTDGEDDYEPELLMMPSNQPVNQPMLAAAQALHQEARKWSSKGNDIIAAAKRMALLMAEMSRLVRGGSGNKRALIQCAKDIAKASDEVTRLAKEVAKQCTDRRIRTNLLQVCERIPTISTQLKILSTVKATMLGRTNISEEESEQATDMLVHNAQNLMQSVKETVREAEAASIKIRTDAGCTLRWVRKTPWYQ, encoded by the exons ATGCCGGTGTTTCACACCAAGACCATCGAGAGCATCCTGGAGCCGGTGGCCAAGCAGATCTCCCACCTGGTCATCATGCAcgaagagggggaggtggacGGCAAAGCCATCCCGGATCTGACGGTGCCCGTGGCCGCTGTGCAGGCGGCGGTCAGCAACCTCGTGCGG gtgGGCAAGGAGACCGTTCAAACCACCGAGGACCAGGTGATGAAGAGAGACATGCCTCCTGCATTCATTAA GGTGGAGAATTCAAGCTCTAAACTCGTCCAGGCAGCTCAGATGCTGAAGGCTGATCCATACTCTGTTCCTGCACGAGATTACCTGATCGATGGATCCAGAGGGATACTATCTGGAACATCTGACCTGCTCCTCACCTTTGATgaagcagag GTGCGTAAGATCATTCGTGTGTGTAAAGGCATCCTGGAGTACCTGGCAGTGGCTGAGGTGGTGGAGACCATGGAGGACCTTATCACTTACACCAAGAACCTGAGGCCAG GGATGACTAAAATGTCAAAGATGATTGAGGAGAGGCAGCAGGAGCTGACGCACCAAGAGCACAGGCAGATGCTCGTCAACTCCATGAACACCGTCAAAGAGCTGCTGCCGGTTCTTGTATCAG CGATAAAGATTTTTGTCGCAACCAAGAGCAGTCGAGGTGCCGGCGTTGAGGATGCAGAGAGGAACAGGAAGTTTATCTTTGAAAAGATGAGCGCTGAAATCAACGAGATCATCAGAGTGTTACAGCTCACCACGTGGGATGAAGATGCCTGGGCCAATAAG GATATGGAGGCTGTAAAGAGATGCTTGGCTTTGATTGAGTCTAAGATGGCACAAGCTAAAGGCTGGCTGAAGGACTCCCATGGACAACCAG GGGACCCCGGCGAGGTGGCCCTGCGCGTGATACTTGATGAAGCCGGTAAGGTGGGAGAGCTGTGTGccgggaaggaaaggaaagacaTTCTGGCAACAACTAAGGCTCTGGGACAAATGACGGACCAGATTGCCGACCTACGTGCAAG AGGCCAGGGCTCCAACCCGGGGTGTGTGCAGCGCGCAGGCCAGTGCTCACAGGGCTTAGACTTGATGTTTGGCAAAGTGGACGGTGCTGCTCGCAGATTGGAGGCTCTAATCAACGCCAAGCAGGCCGTCGCTCGGAGGCTCGACGCCGCACAG GCCTGGCTGGCTGATCCTCACGGCGGTccggagggagaggagaacaTTAGAGCGCTACTGGCAGAGGCCAAGCGCATCGCCGACTTATGTGAAGACCCCAAGGAGAGGGATGACATCCTGCGCTCCATCGGAGAGATCTCGGCCCTCACCGCCAGACTTGTGGAGCTGCGCAGACA GATGAAACTGCAGCGTCATACCATCAGTAGGTGGCATATTATGCCCGCCTGGAAAATATGTTGTTGCTTGTCCACCCTGGGCATCAGTCCTACAATAAG GGGTAAAGGTGACAGCCCAGAAGCTCGCGCTTTGGCAAAGCAGATTGGAGGGGCACTGTTGACCCTGCAGTCCAAAACAAACCGGGCCGTGGCCAACATGAGACCAACAAAACCCGCCGTGACTTTGGAGGGCAAGATGGATCAGGCCCTCCGCTGGGTGAACAACCCCGGAGTGGACGACAGAGGAGTAG GTCAGGCGGCAATCAGAGGGATGGttggagaaggaaggaggctgGCAGGAGGCCTGTTAGGCCCGTACCGGCAGGACATGATTGGACGCTGCGACCGAACAGAGGCTCTCATGACATCATTGGCAGACATGGCCGGCAGGGGCGAGACTGAAGCCCCTCACGCTCGAGCTACAGCTGCACAACTGCAGGACAGCCTGAAG GACCTGAGGCAGCACATGCAGGAGGTGATGACCAAGGAAGTATCGGACGTTTTCAGTGACACCACTACGCCTATCAAACTGCTGGCTGTGGCTGCAACTGCTCCACCCGACGCCCCCAACAGAGGGGAG GTTTTTGAAGAGCGTGCAGGGAACTTCGAGGCCCACGCTGGTCGACTGGGGGCGACTGCAGAGAAGGCTGCTGCCGTGGGAACGGCCAACAAAAGTACTGTAGAGGGAATACATGCCAGCGTGAAAAGTGCCAGGGAGCTCACGCCACAG GTGACCTCTGCTGCTCGGATCTTGTTGAAGAATCCTGGAAATAAAGCAGCATACGAGCACTTTGACACCATGAAGAACCAGTGGATTGACAATGTGGAAAAACTCACTG gTCTGGTGGATGAAGCCATCGACACCAAATCTCTGTTAGATGCCTCCGAGGAGGCTATAAAGAAGGACATCGACAAGTGCCGGGTCGCCATGGCAAACGTTCAGCCCCAGATGCTTGTTGCCGGGGCAACGAGCATCGCAAGACGCGCCAATCGGGTCCTGTTGGTGGCTAAGAGGGAAGTGGAGAACTCTGAAGATCCGCGGTTCAGAGACACGGTAAAACATGCGTCAGacctcctctcccacaccatCTCACCCATGGTGATGGACGCCAAAGCAGTGGCTGGGAACATACAGGACAAAG CTCTGCAAAAGGTCTATTTGGACTCGTGTCTGAGGATCCTGGCCGCAGTCGGCAAAGTAAGAGAAGCCTTCCAACCTCAGGAGCCGgacttccctcctccaccaccggACCTGGACCAGCTCCAT GTCAACGACGAGCAGGCTCCACCCAAGCCCCCCTTACCAGAGGGCGAGGTGCCCCCAcctcgtccccctcctccagaggagaaggacgaggagTTCCCAGAGCAGAAGGCGGGAGAGGTGCTCAGCGAGCCCATGATGGTAGCGGCCAGGCAGCTGCACGATGAGGCGCGCAAGTGGTCGAGCAAG CCAGAGGATGAGGAGGCAGtagaagagagagaggtagatgatgaagatgagttTACTGATGGTGAGGATGACTATGAGCCGGAACTGCTGATGATGCCCTCCAACCAGCCTGTCAATCAACCCATGCTTGCAGCTGCCCAGGCTCTCCACCAGGAGGCGCGCAAATGGTCCAGCAAG GGTAACGACATCATAGCAGCAGCCAAGCGGATGGCTCTGCTGATGGCAGAAATGTCTCGGCTGGTTCGTGGGGGAAGCGGGAACAAGCGAGCGCTGATTCAGTGTGCTAAGGACATCGCCAAGGCCTCAGATGAGGTGACGAGACTGGCCAAAGAAGTTGCCAAGCAGTGCACCGATAGACGCATCAGAACCAACCTCCTGCAG GTGTGTGAACGAATCCCTACCATCAGTACTCAGCTGAAAATCCTCTCTACTGTCAAAGCCACCATGCTGGGACGAACAAACATTAGTGAAGAGGAGTCAGAGCAG
- the LOC120820622 gene encoding vinculin-like isoform X5 → MPVFHTKTIESILEPVAKQISHLVIMHEEGEVDGKAIPDLTVPVAAVQAAVSNLVRVGKETVQTTEDQVMKRDMPPAFIKVENSSSKLVQAAQMLKADPYSVPARDYLIDGSRGILSGTSDLLLTFDEAEVRKIIRVCKGILEYLAVAEVVETMEDLITYTKNLRPGMTKMSKMIEERQQELTHQEHRQMLVNSMNTVKELLPVLVSAIKIFVATKSSRGAGVEDAERNRKFIFEKMSAEINEIIRVLQLTTWDEDAWANKDMEAVKRCLALIESKMAQAKGWLKDSHGQPGDPGEVALRVILDEAGKVGELCAGKERKDILATTKALGQMTDQIADLRARGQGSNPGCVQRAGQCSQGLDLMFGKVDGAARRLEALINAKQAVARRLDAAQAWLADPHGGPEGEENIRALLAEAKRIADLCEDPKERDDILRSIGEISALTARLVELRRQMKLQRHTISRWHIMPAWKICCCLSTLGISPTIRGKGDSPEARALAKQIGGALLTLQSKTNRAVANMRPTKPAVTLEGKMDQALRWVNNPGVDDRGVECEILQWNTGQAAIRGMVGEGRRLAGGLLGPYRQDMIGRCDRTEALMTSLADMAGRGETEAPHARATAAQLQDSLKDLRQHMQEVMTKEVSDVFSDTTTPIKLLAVAATAPPDAPNRGEVFEERAGNFEAHAGRLGATAEKAAAVGTANKSTVEGIHASVKSARELTPQVTSAARILLKNPGNKAAYEHFDTMKNQWIDNVEKLTGLVDEAIDTKSLLDASEEAIKKDIDKCRVAMANVQPQMLVAGATSIARRANRVLLVAKREVENSEDPRFRDTVKHASDLLSHTISPMVMDAKAVAGNIQDKALQKVYLDSCLRILAAVGKVREAFQPQEPDFPPPPPDLDQLHVNDEQAPPKPPLPEGEVPPPRPPPPEEKDEEFPEQKAGEVLSEPMMVAARQLHDEARKWSSKGNDIIAAAKRMALLMAEMSRLVRGGSGNKRALIQCAKDIAKASDEVTRLAKEVAKQCTDRRIRTNLLQVCERIPTISTQLKILSTVKATMLGRTNISEEESEQATDMLVHNAQNLMQSVKETVREAEAASIKIRTDAGCTLRWVRKTPWYQ, encoded by the exons ATGCCGGTGTTTCACACCAAGACCATCGAGAGCATCCTGGAGCCGGTGGCCAAGCAGATCTCCCACCTGGTCATCATGCAcgaagagggggaggtggacGGCAAAGCCATCCCGGATCTGACGGTGCCCGTGGCCGCTGTGCAGGCGGCGGTCAGCAACCTCGTGCGG gtgGGCAAGGAGACCGTTCAAACCACCGAGGACCAGGTGATGAAGAGAGACATGCCTCCTGCATTCATTAA GGTGGAGAATTCAAGCTCTAAACTCGTCCAGGCAGCTCAGATGCTGAAGGCTGATCCATACTCTGTTCCTGCACGAGATTACCTGATCGATGGATCCAGAGGGATACTATCTGGAACATCTGACCTGCTCCTCACCTTTGATgaagcagag GTGCGTAAGATCATTCGTGTGTGTAAAGGCATCCTGGAGTACCTGGCAGTGGCTGAGGTGGTGGAGACCATGGAGGACCTTATCACTTACACCAAGAACCTGAGGCCAG GGATGACTAAAATGTCAAAGATGATTGAGGAGAGGCAGCAGGAGCTGACGCACCAAGAGCACAGGCAGATGCTCGTCAACTCCATGAACACCGTCAAAGAGCTGCTGCCGGTTCTTGTATCAG CGATAAAGATTTTTGTCGCAACCAAGAGCAGTCGAGGTGCCGGCGTTGAGGATGCAGAGAGGAACAGGAAGTTTATCTTTGAAAAGATGAGCGCTGAAATCAACGAGATCATCAGAGTGTTACAGCTCACCACGTGGGATGAAGATGCCTGGGCCAATAAG GATATGGAGGCTGTAAAGAGATGCTTGGCTTTGATTGAGTCTAAGATGGCACAAGCTAAAGGCTGGCTGAAGGACTCCCATGGACAACCAG GGGACCCCGGCGAGGTGGCCCTGCGCGTGATACTTGATGAAGCCGGTAAGGTGGGAGAGCTGTGTGccgggaaggaaaggaaagacaTTCTGGCAACAACTAAGGCTCTGGGACAAATGACGGACCAGATTGCCGACCTACGTGCAAG AGGCCAGGGCTCCAACCCGGGGTGTGTGCAGCGCGCAGGCCAGTGCTCACAGGGCTTAGACTTGATGTTTGGCAAAGTGGACGGTGCTGCTCGCAGATTGGAGGCTCTAATCAACGCCAAGCAGGCCGTCGCTCGGAGGCTCGACGCCGCACAG GCCTGGCTGGCTGATCCTCACGGCGGTccggagggagaggagaacaTTAGAGCGCTACTGGCAGAGGCCAAGCGCATCGCCGACTTATGTGAAGACCCCAAGGAGAGGGATGACATCCTGCGCTCCATCGGAGAGATCTCGGCCCTCACCGCCAGACTTGTGGAGCTGCGCAGACA GATGAAACTGCAGCGTCATACCATCAGTAGGTGGCATATTATGCCCGCCTGGAAAATATGTTGTTGCTTGTCCACCCTGGGCATCAGTCCTACAATAAG GGGTAAAGGTGACAGCCCAGAAGCTCGCGCTTTGGCAAAGCAGATTGGAGGGGCACTGTTGACCCTGCAGTCCAAAACAAACCGGGCCGTGGCCAACATGAGACCAACAAAACCCGCCGTGACTTTGGAGGGCAAGATGGATCAGGCCCTCCGCTGGGTGAACAACCCCGGAGTGGACGACAGAGGAGTAG AGTGTGAAATACTACAGTGGAACACAG GTCAGGCGGCAATCAGAGGGATGGttggagaaggaaggaggctgGCAGGAGGCCTGTTAGGCCCGTACCGGCAGGACATGATTGGACGCTGCGACCGAACAGAGGCTCTCATGACATCATTGGCAGACATGGCCGGCAGGGGCGAGACTGAAGCCCCTCACGCTCGAGCTACAGCTGCACAACTGCAGGACAGCCTGAAG GACCTGAGGCAGCACATGCAGGAGGTGATGACCAAGGAAGTATCGGACGTTTTCAGTGACACCACTACGCCTATCAAACTGCTGGCTGTGGCTGCAACTGCTCCACCCGACGCCCCCAACAGAGGGGAG GTTTTTGAAGAGCGTGCAGGGAACTTCGAGGCCCACGCTGGTCGACTGGGGGCGACTGCAGAGAAGGCTGCTGCCGTGGGAACGGCCAACAAAAGTACTGTAGAGGGAATACATGCCAGCGTGAAAAGTGCCAGGGAGCTCACGCCACAG GTGACCTCTGCTGCTCGGATCTTGTTGAAGAATCCTGGAAATAAAGCAGCATACGAGCACTTTGACACCATGAAGAACCAGTGGATTGACAATGTGGAAAAACTCACTG gTCTGGTGGATGAAGCCATCGACACCAAATCTCTGTTAGATGCCTCCGAGGAGGCTATAAAGAAGGACATCGACAAGTGCCGGGTCGCCATGGCAAACGTTCAGCCCCAGATGCTTGTTGCCGGGGCAACGAGCATCGCAAGACGCGCCAATCGGGTCCTGTTGGTGGCTAAGAGGGAAGTGGAGAACTCTGAAGATCCGCGGTTCAGAGACACGGTAAAACATGCGTCAGacctcctctcccacaccatCTCACCCATGGTGATGGACGCCAAAGCAGTGGCTGGGAACATACAGGACAAAG CTCTGCAAAAGGTCTATTTGGACTCGTGTCTGAGGATCCTGGCCGCAGTCGGCAAAGTAAGAGAAGCCTTCCAACCTCAGGAGCCGgacttccctcctccaccaccggACCTGGACCAGCTCCAT GTCAACGACGAGCAGGCTCCACCCAAGCCCCCCTTACCAGAGGGCGAGGTGCCCCCAcctcgtccccctcctccagaggagaaggacgaggagTTCCCAGAGCAGAAGGCGGGAGAGGTGCTCAGCGAGCCCATGATGGTAGCGGCCAGGCAGCTGCACGATGAGGCGCGCAAGTGGTCGAGCAAG GGTAACGACATCATAGCAGCAGCCAAGCGGATGGCTCTGCTGATGGCAGAAATGTCTCGGCTGGTTCGTGGGGGAAGCGGGAACAAGCGAGCGCTGATTCAGTGTGCTAAGGACATCGCCAAGGCCTCAGATGAGGTGACGAGACTGGCCAAAGAAGTTGCCAAGCAGTGCACCGATAGACGCATCAGAACCAACCTCCTGCAG GTGTGTGAACGAATCCCTACCATCAGTACTCAGCTGAAAATCCTCTCTACTGTCAAAGCCACCATGCTGGGACGAACAAACATTAGTGAAGAGGAGTCAGAGCAG